The Oncorhynchus mykiss isolate Arlee chromosome 30, USDA_OmykA_1.1, whole genome shotgun sequence genome includes a window with the following:
- the LOC110521305 gene encoding tyrosine-protein phosphatase non-receptor type 5 isoform X2: protein MVDGNELFPAFYKALQLLDFYLGVLLSFNPVFGVDSVCVLVEMEKTKNYWLLHATEGIGMAVLVFMIYRIVCKLGYGEAWWPTTVVTNHGDRRQSVSRQPSFTLSEWTDAQEDLMDLEAEPQTPVFDLGLDTRTEGDITTLSVTPVGLQERRGSNVSLTLDMCSPGCTEPYGYGAQLSPRDQTAKEYLREGTNALSPAQLHTRAVDDQALQAEFYETPMNFVDPKEYNYPGLVRKNRYKTILPNTHSRVILQTADEDEFLRTYINANYLQGYGGEERAYIATQGPTVNTVGDFWRMVWQERCPIIVMITNLEEKNEKCAEYWPEDSVAHEGILITVVTVTQEDDYTLRVFSLKCDGEERSLRQYWYTSWPDQKTPDKAPPLLELVQEVEQAREEALLTSGPVIVHCSAGIGRTGCFIATSILCKQLRSEGVVDILRTTCQLRLDRGGMIQTGEQYQFVHHVLSLYEKQLSHTAEE, encoded by the exons ATGGTGGATGGTAACGAGTTGTTCCCAGCCTTCTACAAAGCCTTGCAGCTCTTAGACTTCTACCTGGGCGTCCTTCTATCATTCAACCCTGTGTTTGGAGTGGAC tCTGTGTGCGTGTTGGTGGAGATGGAGAAGACCAAGAACTACTGGCTCCTCCACGCCACCGAAGGCATTGGCATGGCTGTCCTTGTCTTCATG ATCTACCGCATTGTGTGTAAGTTGGggtacggtgaagcgtggtggcccACGACGGTGGTGACTAACCACGGGGACAGACGTCAGTCAGTGAGTCGCCAGCCTTCCTTCACCCTGTCAGAGTGGACAGATGCCCAGGAGGACCTGATGGACCTAGAAGCTGAACCCCAGACACCTGTCTTTgacctgggtctggacaccaggACGGAGGGGGACATCACCACCCTCTCTGTTACACCTGTGGGCCTGCAAGAGAG gagggGTTCCAACGTGTCCCTGACCCTGGACATGTGTTCTCCTGGCTGTACGGAGCCCTATGGTTACGGTGCCCAGCTCTCCCCCAGAGACCAGACTGCCAAGGAGTACCTGAGAGAGGGAACAAACGCACTCAGCCCTGCCCAGCTCCACACACGCGCTGTGGACGACCAAGCCCTACAGGCAGAGTTCTAT GAAACTCCCATGAACTTTGTGGACCCAAAGGAGTACAACTACCCAGGGCTGGTGAGGAAGAACCGCTACAAGACCATCCTACCCA ACACACACAGTAGAGTGATCCTCCAGACAGCAGATGAAGATGAATTCCTCAGGACCTACATCAATGCTAACTACCTACAG GGTTACGGGGGTGAGGAGCGGGCCTACATCGCTACCCAAGGTCCTACAGTCAACACGGTGGGAGATTTCTGGAGGATGGTGTGGCAGGAACGCTGTCCTATAATCGTCATGATCACTAACCTAGAGGAGAAGaatgag AAATGTGCAGAGTACTGGCCTGAGGACTCTGTGGCCCATGAGGGCATCCTGATCACGGTTGTCACGGTAACCCAGGAGGACGACTACACCCTGAGGGTCTTTAGTCTGAAG tgtgatGGAGAGGAGCGCAGCCTCAGGCAGTACTGGTACACCTCCTGGCCTGACCAGAAGACACCGGACAAAGCCCCGCCCCTCCTGGAGCTGGTACAGGAAGTGGAGCAGGCAAGAGAGGAAGCTCTGCTCACCAGCGGCCCTGTCATCGTCCACTGCAG tgCTGGGATAGGTCGGACAGGCTGTTTCATTGCCACCTCCATCCTGTGTAAACAGCTGAGGAGTGAGGGTGTGGTCGACATACTGAGGACTACCTGCCAGCTCCGCCTCGACAG AGGCGGGATGATCCAGACGGGTGAGCAGTACCAGTTTGTCCACCACGTCCTCAGCCTGTACGAGAAGCAGCTGTCCCACACTGCAGAGGAGTAG
- the LOC110521305 gene encoding tyrosine-protein phosphatase non-receptor type 5 isoform X1, with the protein MNRRLSSSTRSQTEDSIFLKPDEDPMWLDDLPTTDNFSQPGDGLPSPDANPGRGNSPPKDPEKLWRDTFYIVIMGMHWCAVLCTISQITGYWVFFMVDGNELFPAFYKALQLLDFYLGVLLSFNPVFGVDSVCVLVEMEKTKNYWLLHATEGIGMAVLVFMIYRIVCKLGYGEAWWPTTVVTNHGDRRQSVSRQPSFTLSEWTDAQEDLMDLEAEPQTPVFDLGLDTRTEGDITTLSVTPVGLQERRGSNVSLTLDMCSPGCTEPYGYGAQLSPRDQTAKEYLREGTNALSPAQLHTRAVDDQALQAEFYETPMNFVDPKEYNYPGLVRKNRYKTILPNTHSRVILQTADEDEFLRTYINANYLQGYGGEERAYIATQGPTVNTVGDFWRMVWQERCPIIVMITNLEEKNEKCAEYWPEDSVAHEGILITVVTVTQEDDYTLRVFSLKCDGEERSLRQYWYTSWPDQKTPDKAPPLLELVQEVEQAREEALLTSGPVIVHCSAGIGRTGCFIATSILCKQLRSEGVVDILRTTCQLRLDRGGMIQTGEQYQFVHHVLSLYEKQLSHTAEE; encoded by the exons ATGAACAGACGTCTGAGCAGCTCGACCCGTTCCCAGACGGAGGACTCCATCTTCCTAAAGCCAGATGAAGACCCCATGTGGCTGGACGACCTCCCAACGACAGACAACTTCTCTCAACCAGGGGATGGCCTCCCAAGCCCTGATGCAAACCCAGGACGGGGGAACAGCCCCCCAAAGGACCCAGAGAAACTGTGGAGGGACACGTTTTACATAGTTATCATGGGGATGCACTGGTGTGCCGTGCTCTGCACCATTTCCCAAATCACG ggttaTTGGGTCTTCTTTATGGTGGATGGTAACGAGTTGTTCCCAGCCTTCTACAAAGCCTTGCAGCTCTTAGACTTCTACCTGGGCGTCCTTCTATCATTCAACCCTGTGTTTGGAGTGGAC tCTGTGTGCGTGTTGGTGGAGATGGAGAAGACCAAGAACTACTGGCTCCTCCACGCCACCGAAGGCATTGGCATGGCTGTCCTTGTCTTCATG ATCTACCGCATTGTGTGTAAGTTGGggtacggtgaagcgtggtggcccACGACGGTGGTGACTAACCACGGGGACAGACGTCAGTCAGTGAGTCGCCAGCCTTCCTTCACCCTGTCAGAGTGGACAGATGCCCAGGAGGACCTGATGGACCTAGAAGCTGAACCCCAGACACCTGTCTTTgacctgggtctggacaccaggACGGAGGGGGACATCACCACCCTCTCTGTTACACCTGTGGGCCTGCAAGAGAG gagggGTTCCAACGTGTCCCTGACCCTGGACATGTGTTCTCCTGGCTGTACGGAGCCCTATGGTTACGGTGCCCAGCTCTCCCCCAGAGACCAGACTGCCAAGGAGTACCTGAGAGAGGGAACAAACGCACTCAGCCCTGCCCAGCTCCACACACGCGCTGTGGACGACCAAGCCCTACAGGCAGAGTTCTAT GAAACTCCCATGAACTTTGTGGACCCAAAGGAGTACAACTACCCAGGGCTGGTGAGGAAGAACCGCTACAAGACCATCCTACCCA ACACACACAGTAGAGTGATCCTCCAGACAGCAGATGAAGATGAATTCCTCAGGACCTACATCAATGCTAACTACCTACAG GGTTACGGGGGTGAGGAGCGGGCCTACATCGCTACCCAAGGTCCTACAGTCAACACGGTGGGAGATTTCTGGAGGATGGTGTGGCAGGAACGCTGTCCTATAATCGTCATGATCACTAACCTAGAGGAGAAGaatgag AAATGTGCAGAGTACTGGCCTGAGGACTCTGTGGCCCATGAGGGCATCCTGATCACGGTTGTCACGGTAACCCAGGAGGACGACTACACCCTGAGGGTCTTTAGTCTGAAG tgtgatGGAGAGGAGCGCAGCCTCAGGCAGTACTGGTACACCTCCTGGCCTGACCAGAAGACACCGGACAAAGCCCCGCCCCTCCTGGAGCTGGTACAGGAAGTGGAGCAGGCAAGAGAGGAAGCTCTGCTCACCAGCGGCCCTGTCATCGTCCACTGCAG tgCTGGGATAGGTCGGACAGGCTGTTTCATTGCCACCTCCATCCTGTGTAAACAGCTGAGGAGTGAGGGTGTGGTCGACATACTGAGGACTACCTGCCAGCTCCGCCTCGACAG AGGCGGGATGATCCAGACGGGTGAGCAGTACCAGTTTGTCCACCACGTCCTCAGCCTGTACGAGAAGCAGCTGTCCCACACTGCAGAGGAGTAG